Below is a genomic region from Scyliorhinus canicula chromosome 5, sScyCan1.1, whole genome shotgun sequence.
TTTTGATAGCCTGGCTGAAATTGGGAAGTTGAATGGTGACGTGAAACTCCTTATTCGTTTGTGCTGTCTTGCTGTTGTAAATTGAATTTGGGTACCACCATGCTCCGGAAGAAACTTAATCTTTGATACTTAATTTATCGCATGCCAAATTATATGACAAAAGTTCTTCATGTGTCAGGCTTTTTCAATGAAATCTTGAAACAATTGTTTTATACATACATGTTGGAATCGTTAAAATAATGTAACATTTGAATGATACTTCTTCCACAGCTTTATTTATTCCCCTGTTATCAGGTGTATTGGAAGTAGGAATACAGCAACAATGCCAGATGTAAACATGGACAATCTGGATGAAAAGCAGGTCCGACTATTGGCTGAAATGTGCATCCTGATTGATGAGAATGATAAAAGGATTGGGGCAGACAGTAAGAAAAATTGCCATCTTAACCAGAATATCAATAAAGGTGAATGAAGTAGATCCAGTTCGATTTTGTATTTTGggtgtcatttaagatgtatgtaAATTTTAATAAGGTTAAGTGTTGGTTAATTTCccagcaatggttagcactgctgcctcgcagtgccaggggcacaggttcggttccaaccttgggtgactctgtgtgcaGGTTGCaggttatccccgtgtctgtgtgggttttctccgggtgctctggtttcctcccatagttcaaatatatgcaggttagatggattggccatgctaaattgatctttagtgtccaaaaggttgggtgggttacggggatagagtgtggatgttggcctgggtggtgtgctctttcgcaaggttggtgcagactcaataggccgagcggcctccttctgcactgtcgggattctattctatgattccccaTGTCTTTCCATTTCCTAGACCTCAAGCACAACTGGGAAGGATGACAGCATGTGCAGCCTGGAAAGTATCTTGTTAATgaaatccctgaccacccagagccCCTCTACCATGGAGATTGCATTATTTATCATGCTATTATAACCATAACTGTTAAGCTAATATTTTAGAATTAAGCTATTTTTCCACAAGAGGAAAAATTATCCTTTATTGATTTCTCTGGAGAATGGGAAATTagatggatgctgtggaggaaaaTACACACACTTGCTGACCCTGGTGGTCAGTTTTTATCATCCCATTCTGAATGTTGGTAATATTTGGCTTTAAACCTTCGTCACCCTTGCAAAATAGCAAGTTGTTTATTTGTGAAATCGATTCACACTAGAGTGCTCATTCTTTGAGCAGATGAGAATGGAGAACAAAGAACTGTGTCCCGTCTCAGGAAGGTGAGAGTGAGGTGATAAGAAGTATCACCTCTCTTGAATGAATTACTTGTATACTCAAGATCAACAAAGAACTGGAACTTGCTTACGTCTATAAGAtggcaaccccctccccacccacctcagCTGACATGCGGCCTTGGGATCCATCTCCGTTTCCTCTCTCTGCAGAGTAGCTTCTGTTGATGACTTGGTGAAAGAAGAGCTTTATAATCACATGAACAAACAAGCTTATTCAAGAAGGATTGGCTGATGCCAAGAAGTCTCAGGACCTGGCAAGAATGAGGGGAAGACTATCCTGAATCTTGATTTCAACGATATGGGTGTATTTTAAAACTCGGAAGGAACAGGAGAAGAAACTTCACAGCACACTGTAATTTAAAAAAGGATTATTGAAGGGGAAAAAGTAGAATATTTTATAATATTACATGAATCTGCAAATTTACATCCAAGCAATATCTTGCACAcccactttgttttaaatatttacaGATAGACAAGCAACTGTTGGGATTAATTATTTATATTGTTTCTTCGAACACTTTCCCATGTAATATTAAATTATTGTAACTGCAGTTGTCGATGCAGGTTGTGGCGATGCTTTTGGCTGTCCTGGAGCTTGTCGCAAAAGTGAAAGGGTTAACCATAACAAATCTTTGTTTCCCAGGTTTACTCCACAGAGCTTTCAGTGTCTTCATCTTCAATAGTGAGGGAAAACTTTTGCTGCAACAGAGATCTGATGCAAAGATCACATTCCCAggtaaaacaaaaacatttaattTTGCTGTATTTTCCAAGACACAATTTTGTCTTTTGGGCCCCTGCTCTTTGGTAgagaaaagacttgcattcaaagtatcatcttgcatctttgactttgtctatataaatgtttctgaaatCCACCTATttgtttacctgaggaaggagcagtgctccgaaagctagtgattcaaaacaaacttgttggactttaacctggtgtgtaagacttcttattgttcgtgaactgctgcagtccttgtgatgcaagtacacccacagtagtatttgggggaggggggggttccagAATTGTGCCTTGTTTTCAAGTCTCATCATGAAAAATGGCACCTGTGAtcgtgcagtactccctcagcagTACACTGGCTTGGTCTGGATTGTGTGCTGAAGTCTCTCTAAagtgaggtttttaaaaaaatttagattagccaattatttttcccaattaaggggcaatttagcgtggccaatccacctactctgcacatttttgggttgtgggggcgaaacccacgcagacacggggagatgtgcaaactccacacggacagtgacccagagccgggatcgaacctgggacctcagcgccgtgaggcggttgtgctaaccactaggccaccgtgctgccctctctaaaGTGAGGTTTGATGTGAGTTTATTTATAACCTTTTTTTGGCAACAATCATGCATTttctgatgtgttatgtactctgggataacacgggctgcaactggatgcagctttaaccaaaagatactccagaccttgaagttagttcaatctgatttattgaaccagtagcacagttctctgagtttgactctctgctaacccaagtgtggttactctgtctgacttaaccagactagctcttagccacatgctggaggtgtgatactgtaaatacaccctgactcactctgtagatgttcatcagtggaaagaggcagagtgcgagtgcctcatgccttttatagtgagataccacccctgagtgtcctgcctgctcattggtcatgtcctgttctctgtgttcattagctgtctgtgcctgtctgtatgtcaatatctgcatatcatgacatctccctttttaaaaaatcttttgttggcatatgggaacgtacttacatgtggtggcatatattaacatatttacaagcgaTGGCATATGTGAACATATTTACATATGAAGACAgctgtgagaaaacagaacatggcaaacaaaacaaatgttcataagtccagtctctgtggcttgcgtctgatccttgtcgaccgctggtgaggtggtggtggagacgacggcgccttgacaggcgagatggaagcctgactggtggcctcatagttcgaggtatcaggaggtggcaaaacaacgggtggaaacggagaagaaagcggttgcgaGCATGCAACTTTGTGCAGTGCCCCTCTGTTTCGtcacacaacagaaccatcagcatatgtacaacatacgagcggggcacagcctgttgaacaacaacagctggagtagACCAGCTACCATCCGGTATCttaatcctgacagtgtctgccggggataacacgggcaaatcggtgcCATGAGCAttatagccctgcttttgctggtttcggagctgctgcaccttctgcagcaccgggaggtgatccaggttgggcaagtgtatggctggaagtgtcgtccacagttccctgttcatcaggagttgagccttccactcgaaggcagtggactttttcaccaggtttcaTAGGGCCGTGgcgtgtgaggccaggtttgggatgaacttgcccagaaaattgaccatgcccaggaagcgcagtacCGCTGCCTTGGCttccgggaccttcatggctgcgatggccttgacctaGTCTGTGTCAGGGCAtttgccctgctgagagatctggtctcctaggaacttgagtgtcgacatgccaaagcatcatttggccctgttcagcttcaggcaattggcatggacacggcggaatacctgctggagacgggaaacatgctcttcaggggtcATGGACCATGTGGTGATGTCGTCCATGTGCAcccgaaccccttcaatgccctccatcttctgctccatgatgcaatggaagatctccgatgccgagacaatgccaaacggcatgcgattataccagtatctgccaaagggtgcatggaaggtgcagagccttctgctggactcatccagctggatttgccaaaatccatgtgacaCATCTAACGTCGTGAAAAatgtgcgtgtgccatctcactggtgagttccgcCCGCttctggatggggtagtgttcacgcattatattcttattgagatccttgggatcaatgcagatgcgcaggtctcacAAAGGCTTTCTAACATgaaccatcgagctgacccagtcagtcggttcggttaccatggaaatgatgccctgttgctgaagatccttgagctgtgtcTTCAGGCGCTCCCTTCGCAGAGCCAGGACCCGGCgttgtgcgtggaccactggcttggcatcaggttgtagcagaatcttgtatcgatatgaCAGCGTGCCCATCTCgtcgaacacatccggatacCGAGCGAAGATGCACATTGGAGGATGTCATTGTGTAAACCCGCTGCACGAGATTCAGCTACTTGCAGGCATGCGcgccaagtagggatgccctgtctggcttgacaatttcaaaacgtaaacgtgctccggttggagacgagtagatggcaggatcccagtgccgtgatggcatttccgttgcagtccaggagcctgcaggctgctggaaggaccttgggggctccttgatgcgtttaaaatctgcctgtgagaggaagttggcagaagcacctgtgtccagcttagaatggatggagcagtggttgacctgcatcaccgcacgacattcgtctgcagaatccacagcgaggatggattgaatttgtgatgagttggatgtggcatactcacatttggtgatgatgcccacacaaTAGGTGGAGTCCAGGCATTCtccctctggatccgttgtgctgccaggatcagaatcctgtaatcgtcgtTGCACACTCTGAACAcgccgtcgtcggaattgggagcgctggcccctgaatgGTGGTACAgatctgcacaaggctgcatagtgtccaggcttcctgcagtttaaatatcacctgccttttgcagggcagtgtttctttaaatgggcgttgccgcagttcgagcacgtcatgacgtcggcacCTGACGCTCCGTGCGTCatcgcacatgcacagtgcgggTGTCAACCACTTCGTTATCCCGgtcacatcgcgcatgcgtggggccccaggaaaagtgcgcgaaatggccactttcatcaatgctgaggcactgcatccgggagatggcttgCGCACACTAgtctctcattttcagccgatttgtactgggcataacaatttctggcatgctcatgcactgtgcatgtttcaattgcaactggcagggtcatatgcttgattttcaatagctgctctctcagaggatcagagtgaactccaaaaacgatttggtctctgatcatggagtcagcagtctcaccaaagttgcaggacagcgctagcaggcggaggttcgttaagaaggagttgaaagattcatctttatctTGTAGatgctgtttgaatatgtagcagtcgaagatttcattggtgtccattttacagtgactgtcaaacttgtccaggatggtctgaaactttgtcttgtcctggccttcggtgaagtgagaagagtttgatggcttaatcacccgctgttgagaggagaagcacgatcttccttgcatcagacgcacccaagAGGTCTGAAGCTTctatgtacagcagaaacttttgcttgaatatccgccagttggcactgagattgccagaggttctgagctggtgaggagcctgaatcttctccatggtgccgggatacattcgctggtcgtcatggaacggactgaggtaaaccacctagattaaacagtctcctggtagcatgatgtgttatgtactctgggataacacaggctgcaactggatgcagctttaaccgaaAGATATCCAGAccctgaagttagttcaatctgatttattaaaccagtagcacagttctctgagttcgattctctgctaacctaagtgtggttactctgtctcactgaaccagactagctcttagccacgtgctggaggtgtgatactgtacatacaccctgactcactctgtagatgttcatcagtggaaagaggcagagtgtgagtgccttgtgcctttttatagtgagataccacccctgagtgtcctgcctgctcattggtcatgtcctgttctctgtgttcattagctgtctgtctgtatatcatctgcatgtctgcatatcatgacattttTCTTTTCCAGATAAAAAATACCAGTACAAAGAATTAAATGTAGCGTTTGTGAAAATTGTTGAATGCGTCCCTCCCTTTTTTCTAGTAAACATTTTTGAGCTGACTAATTCTTGTACATGATGCTAGTTCTGGAATTGTCTTCATTTCTCTCCTGACCATTGACTCATTCTGTGCAACCAGAGTGGGTGAAATCTGCAAAACTCTTCTTTCTCCCTTCCAAATGACCGGCGAGTGTGATAGGAGGaggttggctgtgctaaatttggATTAATTGCAGGGCGAGGCTGTAGTTCCCAGCCAGTCATCATAAAAGTAGAAATTTATGTTTATGTCGATCTTGGATTAATATATTCCAGATGTGTTGTTTTAAAAGGATGTGTTTTTTAGGTTGCTTTACAAACACTTGCTGCAGTCACCCTCTCAACACAGAAACAGAAATAGAGGAGAAAGATGCGGTTGGTGTCAGACAAGCAGCCCAACGCAGGTTAAAAGAAGAGTTTGGAATACCTGTTCAACAGGTGAGAAATGCAAATGAAGTAAACATCAGAACTATCTGGTCATTTGCCTCAAATGCTCAAGACTATTGTCACAACCACGCAAAAGACGTTTCCTCAAAGTGTTACATGAGCTAAGAATTTTGTGTATGAAGTCCCGTTTTAATTTGGAAGTGATCAATTTAAAATTAACCAGCAGCAAAGCTTTGGTCTCAAACAAGATAAGGGTTTGTTTACCATACAACTGCTGTAGGTTTCTTTGGTCAAAGTTATAAAGTTACCAAATGAACACATACAAAGATCAAAAGGTCCTCCCGAGATGAAATTCAGTTCCGTTCATTAAGGTATCATTGCAGGTCTGAAGCTTGCAGTTGTAGTCTGGAGTGAAGAGTTTGTTCAGCAGCTAAGTGATGGCTTCTGTAGTCAATTAGTCAATGTTTTGCCTTTCAAGCAGACTCAGCAGGGTTTTGGGAGAGAGAGGTTTCTTGTCCCTCATGAAGTTCTGTGGTTACAGCACCATGAAGATTGTTTAGATTTTTTTCAGCAGAACTAAGGTTTATTTCTGGATCCCTTCCTCTTTGTCCCCCTCCTTGGCC
It encodes:
- the idi1 gene encoding isopentenyl-diphosphate Delta-isomerase 1 isoform X3, whose product is MPDVNMDNLDEKQVRLLAEMCILIDENDKRIGADSKKNCHLNQNINKGLLHRAFSVFIFNSEGKLLLQQRSDAKITFPGCFTNTCCSHPLNTETEIEEKDAVGVRQAAQRRLKEEFGIPVQQVPLEEMNYLTRIHYKAQSDGIWGEHEIDYIIFIQKDVSLKPDPNEIQSYCYVTKDELKNLLEKAENNEVKITPWFKLIAEKFLFTWWDSLHNLKQFINHEKIHRM